CTCACGCTGCTCGACCGGCACGGCGAGATGCGGATGAGCCGTCTCGCCGAGCTGATGGCCATCGACATGTCGGTGACCAGCCGGCACGTGGCGCACGTCGCCGAGCACGGCTGGATCGACCGGGCCCTCGACCCGGCCGACAAGCGCTCCCGCATCCTGCGGCTCACCCCCGCCGGACGCGACATGCTCGCCGACCTCTCCGAGCGCTATATGAACGCGCTCGCCCACTACCTGGCGGACTGGTCCGACGACGAGGTCGACCAGCTCAACACCCTGCTCGGACGACTGCGCGCCAGCTTCGGCGACTGCCGGGCCGTGACGTCCGTACCGGCCGGTCCGGGCGCTGTGACCACACCGGACGCACCGGACGCACCGGACGCATCCGCCGTGCCCGCCGCGGCGACCCCCGAGCGGACCACCCGTACACCCGTATGACGCGACACAAGAAAAGGAAGCCCATGGCAACGACCACACCAGCCGGTGTGCGGGGCTCACACGCCAAGCACGGAGGTGCCCCCGACGGCGCTCCGATGACGCACCGGCAGATCATGGAAGCCCTGTCCGGGCTGCTGCTGGGCATGTTCGTCGCGATCCTGTCGTCGACGATCGTCTCCAACGCACTGCCCGAGATCATCGGCGACCTGGGCGGCGGCCAGTCCGCCTACACCTGGGTCGTCACCGCCGCCCTGCTGTCCATGACCGCGACCACTCCCCTGTGGGGCAAGCTCGCGGACCTCTACAGCAAGAAGGCGCTCGTCCAGATAGCCCTCGTCGTCTACGTCCTGGGATCGGCCGCCGCCGGCCTGTCGCAGAACGCGGGCATGCTGATCGCCTGCCGCGTGGTGCAGGGCATCGGCGTGGGCGGTCTGTCCGCCCTCGCACAGATCGTCATGGCCGCGATGATCTCCCCGCGTGAGCGCGGCCGGTACTCCGGTTACCTCGGCGCCACGTTCGCGGTCGCGACCGTCGGCGGCCCGCTGCTCGGCGGTGTCATCACCGACACCAGCTGGCTCGGCTGGCGCTGGTGCTTCTACGTCGGTGTCCCCTTCGCGGTCATCGCGCTGATCGTCCTCCAGAAGACCCTGCACCTGCCCGTCGTGAAGCGGGACGTGAAGGTCGACTGGTCCGGCGCGTTCTTCATCTCCGCCGCGGTCTCGCTGCTGCTCCTGTGGGTCACCTTCGCGGGCGACAAGTACGACTGGGTGTCGTGGCAGACGTACGCGATGGTCGGCGGCTCGATCGCGCTCGGACTGATCTTCGTGCTCATCGAGTCGAGGGCCAAGGAACCGATCATCCCGCTGCGGCTCTTCCGCAACCGGACCATCGCGCTCTCCTCCCTCGCCTCGCTCTTCGTCGGTGTCGCGATGTTCTCCGGCACCGTCTTCTTCAGCCAGTACTTCCAGCTGGCCCGGGACGAGTCGCCCACCATGTCCGGTGTGCTGACGATCCCGATGATCGGCGGTCTGTTCGTCTCCTCCACCGTCTCCGGCCAGATCATCACCAAGACCGGAAAGTGGAAGGCGTGGCTGGTCGGCGGCGGTGTGCTGATCACGGCGGGCCTCGGTCTGCTGGGCACCATCCGCTACGACACGGACTACTGGAAGACCGCCGTCTTCATGGCGCTGCTGGGTCTCGGCATCGGCATGATGATGCAGAACCTGGTGCTCTCCACCCAGAACCAGGTGGCGCCCCAGGACCTCGGCGCGGCCAGCTCCACGGTGACCTTCTTCCGTTCCCTCGGTGGCGCGATGGGCGTCTCGGCGCTCGGCGCGGTGATGGCCAACCGCATCACCGACTACGTCAAGGACGGCCTCACCGGCATCGACCCCAAGTACGCCGCCGCGGCGAGCCACTCCACCGGCAGCATCCCCGACATGGACTCCCTGCCCGCGCCGCTGCGCACGGTCATGGAGAGTGCGTACGGGCACGGCATCGCGGACGTCTTCCTGATCGCCGCCGCCCTGGCCCTGCTGGCCTTCCTCATCACGCTGTTCATCAAGGAGGTCCCGCTGCGTACCTCGGGCGGGCTGGCACAGGCCGCCGAGGCGCAGGCGCAGGCGGACGGCACGGTCGCTGTCACCGAGGCCGCGCCGGCGGCGGGCTCCCCGGCCGACGCCTTCCCGGCAAAGACCGAGGAGCGCGTACCGAGCTGGGCCGTCACGGACACCGGCTCAGGCTCAGGCTCAGGCGTCGGCTCAGGCTCAGGCACGGGTGAAAGTGCAGGTGAGGGCCTTGGAGCGGAGCCCGCGGGCACCCAGCGGCTCGCCGCCGTCGCCACCCTGGCGGCCGGTACCGACGCCGCCGCGAGTGCCGATTCCGGTTCGGATTCGGGTTCCGGTTCGCGCGGGGTTCCCGTCCACGGGTTCGTGCGCGGCGCCGAGAGCGCGCCCGTGCCCCGGGCCGCGGTCACGCTGATCTCCCTCGCGGGCCGTCAGCTCGGGCGCTCGGTCGCCCAGGCCGACGGTGCCTACGCGGTGGACGCGCCCGGCACGGGTTCGTACGTGCTGATCGCCTCCGCGGACGGTTTCCAGCCGCAGGCCTCGACGGTCGTCGTGAACGGTGAGCCGCTCGCGTACGACATCCTGCTGAGCGGCACGAGCGGGCTCGCCGGTGCGGTGAAGTCCGCCGGGAGCGGACAGCCGATCGTGGGCGCGATGGTCATCGTGACCGATGTGCGCGGTGACGTGCTGGCCACCGGGACCACCGGTGAGCAGGGCGAGTTCACCTTCGCCGAGCTGGTGCCCGGCGCCGTGACCGTCGCGGTGAACGCCGCCGGACACCGGCCCCGCGCCCTGCCCGTCGAGGTCGGCGGCACCGGTGTCACCCGGGTCGAGGTCGAACTCACCGCCGGAGCGCGGCTCCAGGGCGTGGTGCACGCACCCGCGGGACCCCTGGGCGACGCCCGGGTCACGCTCGTCGACGCGGCGGGCAACGTGGTCGGCACCGCCACCACCGGGACGGACGGGGCGTACGCCTTCGCCGACCTGGACAGCGGCGAGTACACCGTCATCGCGACCGGCTACCCGCCTGTGGCCACGGCCCTGACCGTGAGCGGCGGCGGCGTGGACGGCCACGACATCCGGCTCGCCCACCCCGGCGAGTAGTCGCAGGACCACCCGCGAAAACAGCAGTTGAAGACCCCGGCCCGTGGGGCGCGTCCCTGGCGGAGGCGCGCTCCGCGGGCCGGATCCACGAGATGAGGTTGTGAGCAATGGGACTGACCGCGCGGATCCGTACGCGGGACGGCTGGGCCGTGTCGCACGCGGTCGTCACCGTGACCGACATGACGGGCGCCCAGGTGGTGCGTGCTGAGGCCGACGAGGAAGGCGCCGTGCGGGACGCGGTCGTGCTCGTGCCCGGCGCATACACGGTGATCGTCACGGCCGTCGGGTACGCGCCCGTCGCGTCGAGCGCCATCGTCACAGCGAGCGGCCGGGCCGAGATCGGCACCGTGACCCTCGCCCGGCAGGGCGGCACCGAGCTGCCGCCGCCCGGCCCCTGGACGGTGGACCCGGCCCACTCCTCCGTGGGCGCCGTCGCCCAGCACCTGGGGATCTCCAGCGTGCACGGCCGGTTCACGCGGTTCGCCGGGTCGATCGAGATCGCCCCGGACGAGGTCGCCAAGTCCCGGGTGGAGGCGGTGATCCGGGCCGACTCGATCGACACGGGCAACGCGATGCGCGACGGCCATCTGAAGTCGCCGGACTTCCTGGACGTGGAGCGCCACCCGGAGATCAGGTTCGTCTCGACGGGCCTGACCCCGGCCACCGGGAGCGACCGCTGGACGGTCCACGGCGACCTCACCCTGCACGGGGTCGTACGCCCGGTCGACCTGGACCTCGCTTATCTGGGCACCGGCGCCGACCCGTGGGGCGGCACCCGGGCGGCCTTCCGCGCCACCACGGAACTGCGCCGCGAGGACTTCGCGATGAACTACAACCAGGTCGTGCAGGCGGGCATCGCGGCGATCGGCACGACGCTGAAGGTGGAGCTGGACATCCAGGCGGTGCAGGGCGAGACGCTCCCGCAGGTATAGGCGGCGGGCATGGGCGGCGACACAGGTGGCGGCATACGTGGCGGCATAGGTGGCGACACAGCCACGGACGTAGGTCCAGCAGGGTCAGCCTGGGTGGGCCGTCGTACCCCTAGGCTGCCCCCATGGCACCGAACATCGCTACGAACACCTCCGTATCGTCGGCCGAACTGCTCGATTTCGTACGTCCTCGGCATCGCGCCATCCTGCTGACCCGCCGGGCCGACGGGAGCCCGCAGGGGTCGCCCCTGACCTGCGGGGTCGACGACTCGGGCCGCATCGTCGTCTCCACCTACCCGGAGCGCGCCAAGACCCGCAACGCCAAGCGGGACGAGCGGGTCAGCCTGATCGTCCTGAGCGACGACTGGAACGGCCCCTGGGTCCAGATCGACGGCACGGCCGAGGTGATCGACTCCCCCGACTCGGTGGAACCCCTGGTGGAGTACTTCCGCAACATCTCGGGCGAACACCCGGACTGGGACGAGTACCGGCAGGCCATGCTCAAGCAGGGCAAGTCGATCATCCGCATCACCCCGGAGAGGTGGGGCCCGGTGGCAACAGGCGGCTTCCCGCCCCACCTGGCCTAGGGTCTGTCTGACAATTCCCGTCGTCGCCCGTAGGGCGGCTGCGCGGCGTCAGGTGCGTGCTCTCTCGGTGTGCCGGGCATGGAGCCTCGTACTGGACGACTGGCTCTGCGCCGGTGCGGCGAAGTGCGACGCTGCAGTCGCGCGGCAGGCGGGAAGTATCAGACAGACCTATACCGCCCACCAGAGGCGCAGGGAACAGCGCAGTCTTTGCCGTTGGGGGCGCGGGGAACGGGGAACGGGCGCAATCTTTCGTTTTGCCTTCAGGGGCGCGAGGGAACGGCGCAGTCTTTCGCTTTTTTGCCTTCAGGGGCGCGGGGAACAGTGCAGTCTTTTCGTCTTTGCCGGCGGCGCCGCGAGGGGGGCGCGGTCAACCCCCCCCCCCCCCCCTCACCCCGCGGAGCACAACCGTCTCGATCCCCGCGATCACCAGATCCAACGCGAACCCGAAGTCCCGCTCGTACATCTCCTCCACCGTGCTCCCCCCACGCGCCCGCATCAGCTCCTTGGACTCCTCCAGAACGTCACCGAGTCCAGGAGCCGCCCGCACCGCGCTCAGCGCCTGCTGGAAGAGGCGTCAGGACTCATCCCCGCCTCCGCGGCCCGCGCCGTGAAGTGCCCCTCGATCGTGCCGAAGCCGTAGACGAACTGGAAGACGGCCGAGATGGCCCCCGCCAGCCGGTGCGTGGGCAGTCCCGTCCGGCGGACCACCCGCCGCACGGTCCGCGAGAAGGCGACCGACCTGGGCCCGATGTTGAGGAACGTCCCCGCGAGCGGCGAAGCCCAGGGATGCCGTACGAGAAGTGCCCGGTACCCGGAGGCGATCGCCCGGAGCTGGTCCCTCCAGTCCTCGTCCGCCGCCGGATCGGGCAGTTCCAGTTCCCCGTAGATCGCGTCGAGGGCGAGCTCAAGAAGGTCGTCCTTCGTGTCCACGTACCAGTAGACGGACATCGCGGTCACATTCAGCTCGGCGGCCAGGCGTCGCATGGAGAACCTGGCCAGCCCGTCCGCGTCGAGCAGCCGTACCGTCGCCTCGGTGATCCGGTCCCGGTCGAGCGCCGCCGGCCGGCCGCCCCGTGCGCCACCACCCCGGGGGGCCTTTCCCTCCAACCACACGCTGGTCCGGGCCGGGCGCCCGGCCCGGTCGACTGCCCTCACCATGGCGCACCCTCCTCGGCACTCCCGCACCGGGACGCCTCGGAACACCGAGTTCCGTCCCGGCCCTCATGACGAACGGCCCTCACCTCACCACCGCCGCCACCGCGGAGTCTGCCCCCTGGTCCCGCCTCAGCAACGCGGCGGCCAGCAGTCCGCCATGGCAAGGGGGCGGTGGCCGGGGCACTCTCACCCCGGTCACCGCCCCCTGCGGGCGAACCGTCGATCGCGGGCGAACCGTCAGCCGTTCGCGGCCTGCGTCAGGTCGTAGAAGGTGGACGAACCCACCGTCACCTTCTTGAAGTTGGCCTCCACCCACGCGCTGATCTTGGACGCGGTACCGGAGTCGCCGCTGCCGCCACCGCCGCCCATGGAGCCGGACGAGATGAAGTAGTGGATCTTCCCGTCCGCCACGTACTTCTTGAACTGCGCCAGGGTCGGCGAGGGGTCGCTGCCGTTGAAGCCGCCGATCGCCATCACCGGGTCGCCGGTGGAGAGCTGGTAACTCGCGGCGTTCTGCGCGCCGACGGCCGCCGCCGCCCAGGTGTAGTCCCCGGAGTTCTTCTCCAGGAGCGCCTTGGCCTCGGAGCTGACGCTCGCGCCGTTGAGCAGACCGCCCATGCCGCCGCCTCCGCCGCCCATGCCGCCACCGGGCTGGGTCCGGCCGTTCTGCTGACCCTGTTGGCCTTGCTGGCCCTGTTGACCTTGCTGGCCCTGCTGGCCGTTGCCGCCGCCCGGTATACCGCCGGTCGGAGGCTGGCCCATGCCGCCGCCCTGCTGGTTCCGACCGGTGCCGCCCTGCCCGTTGCCGCCCGGCATACCGCCACCGCCGCCACCGGGACCGCCGCCCATGCCGCCGCCCGGACCACCGCGACCGCCGGAGACCGAGGGCCCCGCCGTGACGATCGAGCCGCTGTGCCCCTCGTTCAGCGTGGTCAGCGTGTACGCCGTCGGGCCGGCGAGGGCCGCGACGAAGCCGAGCCCGACCACCGCGAGGGACAGCCCGCGGCCCAGCCGCGCGATGAAGATCAGACCGAGTGCCGCGACCAGACCGCCGACCAGGACCAGCCACTTCAGCCAGGGCAGGTAGTCGGAGGAACGGTTCAGGAGGACGTACCCCCAGACCGCGGTGGCCGTACTGCCGGCCGCCATGGTGAGCGAGATCCACAGTCGGCCGCGCTCTTCCCAGAGCACGCTCACGCCCATGCCGACCACGGCGGCGACGTACGGGGCGAGGGCCACGGTGTAGTAGTCGTGGAAGATGCCCTGCATGAAGCTGAAGATGACCATGGTGATCAGCAGTGAACCGCCCCAGGCGAGGAAGGCGGCCCGGGCCGTGTCGGTCCGCTTCGCCTTCCAGGTCAGGGCGATGCCCGCGGCGAGCACGATCAGCGCGGCCGGGATCAGCCAGGAGATCTGACCGCCGATGGACGAGCCGAACATCCGGTCCCAGCCGGTCTCCCCCCAGCTGCCGCCTCCGCCGCCGCCCCCTCCGCCGCCTCCGACACTGCCGGTCTCCTCGCCGTTGAGGCGGCCGAGTCCGTTGTAGCCGAAGGTGAGTTCGAGGAAGGAGTTGTTCTGCGAGCCGCCGACGTACGGGCGGGAGGACGCGGGCCACAGCTCGACCAGCGCCACCCACCAGCCGCCCGCGACGATCATCGACAGGCCGGCGAGGAGCACCTGCCCGATGCGCCTGCGCAGGGTCGTCGGCGCGAAGACCACGTAGACGATCGCGAGGGGCGGCAGGATCAGGAAGGCCTGGAGAGTCTTCACCAGGAAGGCGAGACCGACGGCGGCGCCCGCCCACACCAGCCACTTCGTCCCGGCCTTCTCCATGGCGCGCAGCACGCAGTAGACCGTGACGGCCATCAGGAGCGCGAGTGCCGCGTCCGGGTTGTTGAAGCGGAACATCAGCGCGGCGACGGGCGTGAGCGCGAACACCGCCATGGTGAGGAAGCCCGCCGCGGGGGTGAACCGGCGGCGCACGGCCCCGTACAGCACTCCGGCCGTGGCGACGGCCATGAGGACCTGCGGGAAGAGGATCGCGAAGGAGTTCAGGCCGAACAGCCGCACCGACAGGGCCATCGGCCACAGGGAGGCCGGAGGCTTGTCGACGGTGATGGCGTTGGCCGAGTCGAGCGAGCCGAAGAAGAAGGCCTTCCAGGACTGGCTGCCGGCCTGCGCCGCCGCCGAGTAGAAGGAGTTGGCGTACCCGGAGGCCGTGAGGTTCCAGGTGTAGAGCGCGCCGATCAGCAGCAGCGCGCCGAGGAACGCGGGGCGCACCCAGCGGTTGTCCTCGGGCCGCCCGCGCCACAGGCGGCGTACGAAGGGCTGCCGGGGACTGCCGTCCTCGGGGGTGGCGGGTGGGGCGGTCGGCTCCGCCGGAGCGACCGGTTCCTGTACGGCTGTCGAGGCGGGTGGTCGCCGGCCGGGATCGGCGGCCCCCGTGTCCGGATACTCGTGCTGAGTCGTCGTCATCGCGCGTCCCTCGGATCATGGTCGTTCGGGTGCACCGGCTGCATCTGCATCGTCGAGTCCCCCCAGGTCTGGTGGTCGTGCGGAACGTCGGCCGTGCCGTAGAGGGACTGCGTGCCGTACGGGGACTGCGGCGTCGTCGCGTAGACGGGGGACGCGGGTCCGGCCGGTACGGTCGGCGGCACGTTCGGCATGGCGGGTGTGTGCGCGGCGACGACCGTCGACGGTGACGCGTCGTGCCGGTCCGGGAACACCCAGGCCCGGAAGAGCAGGAACCGCAGGACGGTCGCCGCGAGATTGGCGACGATCAGCACCGCGAGTTCGGTGGCGTGCGCCGGCTCGGTCGTCGCCGCGTTCAGGGCGGCGAGCGAGCCGCTGGTGAGGGCGAGTCCGATACCGAAGACGACCAGGCCCTGCGCCTGGTGGCGAACCGCGCCGCACTTGCCGCGTACGCCGAAGGTCAGGCGCCGGTTGGCCGCCGTGTTGGCGACCGCCGAGACGAGCAGGGCGAGCGCGTTGGCGGTCTGCGAACCCGAGAACGTACGGAAGCCGCTGTAGAGCACCAGGTAGAACAGCGTGGACAGGACGCCCACGACCGCGAACCCGATGAGCTGGCGGGCCAGGCCCTTGGGCACACCGCTGATCTCACGGTCGCGCGGGTCGTCACCGAACGGCCGGGCGAGGCGGTCGAGCGTCAGTGAGCCGGTGGCGAGGGCGCGTCCCACGCGCCACACGCCCTTGAGGTCGTCGGTCGCGGTCTTCACGATGTGCACGGTCGAGTCCGGGTCGTCGACCCAGTCGACCGGTACCTCGTGGATGCGCAGTCCGGCCCGTTCGGCGAGGACCAGCATCTCGGTGTCGAAGAACCAGCCGGTGTCCTCGACGAGCGGGAGCAGCACCTGCGCGACATCGCGCCGGATCGCCTTGAAGCCGCACTGCGCGTCGGAGAACCGGGCCTGCAGCGACCCCCGCAGGATCAGGTTGTACGTACGGGAGATGAACTCCCGTTTCACTCCCCGCACCACCCGCGAACTGCGGGCGAGCCGCGAGCCGATCGCCAGGTCGGAGTGACCGGAGATCAGCGGGGCGACCAGCGGAAGGAGCGCGTTCAGGTCGGTGGAGAGGTCGACGTCCATGTAGGCGAGGACCGGGGCGTCCGAGTCGGACCAGACGGTCCGCAGCGCCCGGCCGCGGCCCTTCTGCTCCAGCCGGTACGACCTGACCTCGGGGAGCTCCGCCGCCAGCCGCGCCGCCACCAGGGGAGTGGTGTCCGTGGACGCGTTGTCCGCGACGGTGATGCGGAAGGCGTACGGGAAGGTGCGGGAGAGGTGCTCGTGGAGTCTGAGCACACACGGCTGGAGGTCCTTCTCCTCGTTGTAGACGGGGATCACTACGTCCAGGACAGGCGTACCGGCGTGTCCGGCCGGGAGGTGCTCCCGCGCCGGCAGGGTGCCGGGAGAAGGTTCGGTTCGCATGACGACGACTGTCGTCAAGCGCCCTGTCGCACCCATGTGGTCGTGCTGTGCTGTGCCTGTGAGTACGGTTGCGCGGAGGTTTCCGAGGTGAACGCCTCATGAAAAAGGGGCGTTTGAGGGGCCGGCGCGGGCAGATGCACGGTAAAGAC
This sequence is a window from Streptomyces ortus. Protein-coding genes within it:
- a CDS encoding MarR family winged helix-turn-helix transcriptional regulator, with protein sequence MAARRQYEELAQQLSAIGAVKRGLGRILPHECPAGSAAVLTLLDRHGEMRMSRLAELMAIDMSVTSRHVAHVAEHGWIDRALDPADKRSRILRLTPAGRDMLADLSERYMNALAHYLADWSDDEVDQLNTLLGRLRASFGDCRAVTSVPAGPGAVTTPDAPDAPDASAVPAAATPERTTRTPV
- a CDS encoding bifunctional glycosyltransferase family 2/GtrA family protein; the encoded protein is MRTEPSPGTLPAREHLPAGHAGTPVLDVVIPVYNEEKDLQPCVLRLHEHLSRTFPYAFRITVADNASTDTTPLVAARLAAELPEVRSYRLEQKGRGRALRTVWSDSDAPVLAYMDVDLSTDLNALLPLVAPLISGHSDLAIGSRLARSSRVVRGVKREFISRTYNLILRGSLQARFSDAQCGFKAIRRDVAQVLLPLVEDTGWFFDTEMLVLAERAGLRIHEVPVDWVDDPDSTVHIVKTATDDLKGVWRVGRALATGSLTLDRLARPFGDDPRDREISGVPKGLARQLIGFAVVGVLSTLFYLVLYSGFRTFSGSQTANALALLVSAVANTAANRRLTFGVRGKCGAVRHQAQGLVVFGIGLALTSGSLAALNAATTEPAHATELAVLIVANLAATVLRFLLFRAWVFPDRHDASPSTVVAAHTPAMPNVPPTVPAGPASPVYATTPQSPYGTQSLYGTADVPHDHQTWGDSTMQMQPVHPNDHDPRDAR
- a CDS encoding MFS transporter; this encodes MATTTPAGVRGSHAKHGGAPDGAPMTHRQIMEALSGLLLGMFVAILSSTIVSNALPEIIGDLGGGQSAYTWVVTAALLSMTATTPLWGKLADLYSKKALVQIALVVYVLGSAAAGLSQNAGMLIACRVVQGIGVGGLSALAQIVMAAMISPRERGRYSGYLGATFAVATVGGPLLGGVITDTSWLGWRWCFYVGVPFAVIALIVLQKTLHLPVVKRDVKVDWSGAFFISAAVSLLLLWVTFAGDKYDWVSWQTYAMVGGSIALGLIFVLIESRAKEPIIPLRLFRNRTIALSSLASLFVGVAMFSGTVFFSQYFQLARDESPTMSGVLTIPMIGGLFVSSTVSGQIITKTGKWKAWLVGGGVLITAGLGLLGTIRYDTDYWKTAVFMALLGLGIGMMMQNLVLSTQNQVAPQDLGAASSTVTFFRSLGGAMGVSALGAVMANRITDYVKDGLTGIDPKYAAAASHSTGSIPDMDSLPAPLRTVMESAYGHGIADVFLIAAALALLAFLITLFIKEVPLRTSGGLAQAAEAQAQADGTVAVTEAAPAAGSPADAFPAKTEERVPSWAVTDTGSGSGSGVGSGSGTGESAGEGLGAEPAGTQRLAAVATLAAGTDAAASADSGSDSGSGSRGVPVHGFVRGAESAPVPRAAVTLISLAGRQLGRSVAQADGAYAVDAPGTGSYVLIASADGFQPQASTVVVNGEPLAYDILLSGTSGLAGAVKSAGSGQPIVGAMVIVTDVRGDVLATGTTGEQGEFTFAELVPGAVTVAVNAAGHRPRALPVEVGGTGVTRVEVELTAGARLQGVVHAPAGPLGDARVTLVDAAGNVVGTATTGTDGAYAFADLDSGEYTVIATGYPPVATALTVSGGGVDGHDIRLAHPGE
- a CDS encoding YceI family protein, with the protein product MGLTARIRTRDGWAVSHAVVTVTDMTGAQVVRAEADEEGAVRDAVVLVPGAYTVIVTAVGYAPVASSAIVTASGRAEIGTVTLARQGGTELPPPGPWTVDPAHSSVGAVAQHLGISSVHGRFTRFAGSIEIAPDEVAKSRVEAVIRADSIDTGNAMRDGHLKSPDFLDVERHPEIRFVSTGLTPATGSDRWTVHGDLTLHGVVRPVDLDLAYLGTGADPWGGTRAAFRATTELRREDFAMNYNQVVQAGIAAIGTTLKVELDIQAVQGETLPQV
- a CDS encoding PPOX class F420-dependent oxidoreductase; its protein translation is MAPNIATNTSVSSAELLDFVRPRHRAILLTRRADGSPQGSPLTCGVDDSGRIVVSTYPERAKTRNAKRDERVSLIVLSDDWNGPWVQIDGTAEVIDSPDSVEPLVEYFRNISGEHPDWDEYRQAMLKQGKSIIRITPERWGPVATGGFPPHLA
- a CDS encoding ArnT family glycosyltransferase, producing the protein MTTTQHEYPDTGAADPGRRPPASTAVQEPVAPAEPTAPPATPEDGSPRQPFVRRLWRGRPEDNRWVRPAFLGALLLIGALYTWNLTASGYANSFYSAAAQAGSQSWKAFFFGSLDSANAITVDKPPASLWPMALSVRLFGLNSFAILFPQVLMAVATAGVLYGAVRRRFTPAAGFLTMAVFALTPVAALMFRFNNPDAALALLMAVTVYCVLRAMEKAGTKWLVWAGAAVGLAFLVKTLQAFLILPPLAIVYVVFAPTTLRRRIGQVLLAGLSMIVAGGWWVALVELWPASSRPYVGGSQNNSFLELTFGYNGLGRLNGEETGSVGGGGGGGGGGGSWGETGWDRMFGSSIGGQISWLIPAALIVLAAGIALTWKAKRTDTARAAFLAWGGSLLITMVIFSFMQGIFHDYYTVALAPYVAAVVGMGVSVLWEERGRLWISLTMAAGSTATAVWGYVLLNRSSDYLPWLKWLVLVGGLVAALGLIFIARLGRGLSLAVVGLGFVAALAGPTAYTLTTLNEGHSGSIVTAGPSVSGGRGGPGGGMGGGPGGGGGGMPGGNGQGGTGRNQQGGGMGQPPTGGIPGGGNGQQGQQGQQGQQGQQGQQNGRTQPGGGMGGGGGGMGGLLNGASVSSEAKALLEKNSGDYTWAAAAVGAQNAASYQLSTGDPVMAIGGFNGSDPSPTLAQFKKYVADGKIHYFISSGSMGGGGGSGDSGTASKISAWVEANFKKVTVGSSTFYDLTQAANG